One Argiope bruennichi chromosome 5, qqArgBrue1.1, whole genome shotgun sequence DNA segment encodes these proteins:
- the LOC129969585 gene encoding uncharacterized protein LOC129969585 isoform X1, whose protein sequence is MDEIITDDVPLEMASHSPKSQRSASMTSRFYEAESEDQNVKSFIENTSANVKHRNTDAKIRQSRHLPYWAWYLIARSHGIPLKPESKPILGTFLHGLTFAGALTYAMSYTWFVVYDIISPNTPRDIPGGSISILLVYFWCGFGYYCKDLSSRLFLHPRFLKDIRMHTRTVFKMNGALLVFILGFFFTIANVVESLSWFSDPYCAKIDLDDIVCQIMSVSSIFFSVFTLVWHALVSFIFMSVCRTHTIGIRRFIKEIEYDASLIDHHLSFTQHFLPFNQDDIWQESLWIAEDENDEEYTSYQPKTRHSMSVSKKDINPRMRVSAPNIRNVNQQGEISVLFAPITDNVDAVAEDQSSVSEFEWNYFREDKAFIPVHRVIKASKTMPEDTATTPHTMSNAELMHHFWKLNCRLRFSSYALQRWYASFVSLVLLRCSTYLVHWLGHPATIYDILQFALPLIMMVVLSTAIAEVNFESQRVLRCIYPTEQRIKPLQYMALNPLQMSVYGFGMTHGTIVTVVFAMLVGFVSKIVITEMTKS, encoded by the exons ATG GATGAAATAATCACAGATGATGTACCTTTAGAGATGGCATCACATTCTCC aaaaagtCAGCGAAGTGCCTCTATGACTTCACGCTTTTATGAAGCAGAATCAGAGGACCAAAATGtgaaatcatttattgaaaataccAGTGCTAATGTCAAGCACAGAAATACTGATGCAAAAATCAGACAGTCAAGACATCTACCTTATTGGGCTTGGTATCTCATAGCAAGATCTCATGGAATTCCATTAAAACCAGAATCTAAACCTATATTAGGAACATTTTTACATGGTTTGACTTTTGCTGGAGCTCTTACTTATGCTATGTCTTACACTTGGTTTGTTGTATATGATATTATTTCTCCTAATACACCAAGAGATATCCCAGGAGGATCCATTAGTATCTTACTTGTTTACTTTTGGTGTGGGTTTGGATATTATTGTAAAGATTTGAGTAGTCGTCTTTTTTTGCATCCAAGATTCTTAAAAGACATTAGAATGCATACAAGAACTGTTTTTAAGATGAATGGAGCTTTGCTagtatttattttaggattttttttcacaattgctAATGTTGTTGAAAGTTTATCATGGTTTTCAGACCCATATTGTGCAAAGATCGACTTAGATGATATTGTTTGTCAAATCATGAGTGTATCCAGTATTTTCTTTTCAGTGTTTACTCTAGTTTGGCATGCTcttgtatcatttatttttatgtctgtCTGCAGAACTCATACTAtag gTATTAGACgattcattaaagaaattgaatatgaTGCTTCATTAATTGATCACCATCTATCCTTTACTCAGCATTTTTTACCTTTTAACCAGGATGATATATGGCAAG AATCATTATGGATTGCAGAGGATGAAAATGATGAAGAATATACAAGTTATCAACCAAAGACTCGTCACTCAATGTCTGTATCGAAAAAAGATATTAATCCTAGGATGAGAGTTTCTGCACCAAACATTAGAAATGTCAATCAACAAGGAGAAATAAGTGTCTTGTTTGCTCCCATAACAGACAATGTTGATGCTGTTGCTGAGGATCAATCTTCTGTTTCAGAATTTGAATGGAATTATTTTCGAGAG gatAAAGCTTTTATACCAGTTCATAGAGTAATTAAAGCTAGCAAAACTATGCCTGAAGATACTGCTACTACTCCCCATACCATGTCTAATGCTGAATTAATGcatcatttttggaaattaaat TGCCGCTTACGATTTTCTTCGTATGCACTTCAAAGGTGGTATGCGAGTTTTGTATCATTGGTGTTATTACGATGCTCAACTTATCTAGTTCACTGGTTAGGACATCCTGCCACCATTTATGACATTTTACAATTTGCTCTTCCATTGATCATGATGGTTGTTTTATCCACGGCTATTGCAGAAGTTAATTTTGAAAGCCAGAGAGTATTACGT TGCATATATCCGACAGAACAGCGTATTAAACCACTTCAGTATATGGCATTAAATCCTCTTCAGATGTCg GTATATGGTTTTGGAATGACTCATGGTACCATTGTTACAGTTGTGTTTGCTATGTTAGTTGGTTTTGTATCTAAAATTGTTATTACTGAAATGACGAAATCCTGA
- the LOC129969585 gene encoding uncharacterized protein LOC129969585 isoform X2 — MASHSPKSQRSASMTSRFYEAESEDQNVKSFIENTSANVKHRNTDAKIRQSRHLPYWAWYLIARSHGIPLKPESKPILGTFLHGLTFAGALTYAMSYTWFVVYDIISPNTPRDIPGGSISILLVYFWCGFGYYCKDLSSRLFLHPRFLKDIRMHTRTVFKMNGALLVFILGFFFTIANVVESLSWFSDPYCAKIDLDDIVCQIMSVSSIFFSVFTLVWHALVSFIFMSVCRTHTIGIRRFIKEIEYDASLIDHHLSFTQHFLPFNQDDIWQESLWIAEDENDEEYTSYQPKTRHSMSVSKKDINPRMRVSAPNIRNVNQQGEISVLFAPITDNVDAVAEDQSSVSEFEWNYFREDKAFIPVHRVIKASKTMPEDTATTPHTMSNAELMHHFWKLNCRLRFSSYALQRWYASFVSLVLLRCSTYLVHWLGHPATIYDILQFALPLIMMVVLSTAIAEVNFESQRVLRCIYPTEQRIKPLQYMALNPLQMSVYGFGMTHGTIVTVVFAMLVGFVSKIVITEMTKS; from the exons ATGGCATCACATTCTCC aaaaagtCAGCGAAGTGCCTCTATGACTTCACGCTTTTATGAAGCAGAATCAGAGGACCAAAATGtgaaatcatttattgaaaataccAGTGCTAATGTCAAGCACAGAAATACTGATGCAAAAATCAGACAGTCAAGACATCTACCTTATTGGGCTTGGTATCTCATAGCAAGATCTCATGGAATTCCATTAAAACCAGAATCTAAACCTATATTAGGAACATTTTTACATGGTTTGACTTTTGCTGGAGCTCTTACTTATGCTATGTCTTACACTTGGTTTGTTGTATATGATATTATTTCTCCTAATACACCAAGAGATATCCCAGGAGGATCCATTAGTATCTTACTTGTTTACTTTTGGTGTGGGTTTGGATATTATTGTAAAGATTTGAGTAGTCGTCTTTTTTTGCATCCAAGATTCTTAAAAGACATTAGAATGCATACAAGAACTGTTTTTAAGATGAATGGAGCTTTGCTagtatttattttaggattttttttcacaattgctAATGTTGTTGAAAGTTTATCATGGTTTTCAGACCCATATTGTGCAAAGATCGACTTAGATGATATTGTTTGTCAAATCATGAGTGTATCCAGTATTTTCTTTTCAGTGTTTACTCTAGTTTGGCATGCTcttgtatcatttatttttatgtctgtCTGCAGAACTCATACTAtag gTATTAGACgattcattaaagaaattgaatatgaTGCTTCATTAATTGATCACCATCTATCCTTTACTCAGCATTTTTTACCTTTTAACCAGGATGATATATGGCAAG AATCATTATGGATTGCAGAGGATGAAAATGATGAAGAATATACAAGTTATCAACCAAAGACTCGTCACTCAATGTCTGTATCGAAAAAAGATATTAATCCTAGGATGAGAGTTTCTGCACCAAACATTAGAAATGTCAATCAACAAGGAGAAATAAGTGTCTTGTTTGCTCCCATAACAGACAATGTTGATGCTGTTGCTGAGGATCAATCTTCTGTTTCAGAATTTGAATGGAATTATTTTCGAGAG gatAAAGCTTTTATACCAGTTCATAGAGTAATTAAAGCTAGCAAAACTATGCCTGAAGATACTGCTACTACTCCCCATACCATGTCTAATGCTGAATTAATGcatcatttttggaaattaaat TGCCGCTTACGATTTTCTTCGTATGCACTTCAAAGGTGGTATGCGAGTTTTGTATCATTGGTGTTATTACGATGCTCAACTTATCTAGTTCACTGGTTAGGACATCCTGCCACCATTTATGACATTTTACAATTTGCTCTTCCATTGATCATGATGGTTGTTTTATCCACGGCTATTGCAGAAGTTAATTTTGAAAGCCAGAGAGTATTACGT TGCATATATCCGACAGAACAGCGTATTAAACCACTTCAGTATATGGCATTAAATCCTCTTCAGATGTCg GTATATGGTTTTGGAATGACTCATGGTACCATTGTTACAGTTGTGTTTGCTATGTTAGTTGGTTTTGTATCTAAAATTGTTATTACTGAAATGACGAAATCCTGA